One Nicotiana tomentosiformis chromosome 4, ASM39032v3, whole genome shotgun sequence genomic window carries:
- the LOC104091242 gene encoding uncharacterized protein isoform X2: MEMKHLSSIANDVICRCAQKLDTSVDKLVHEFEAGWEPETEGYSRKLVEFCCSKALTDMCSELEEKIEDGSFIRFTFDMMLAWEMPTSAEEEIHGESLAKEKEDKKVVSEMPQEQDDIPLFYSDILPFLVNHKPSAGEDAFLWLSTIVHLVADVVNGRFTFETLTAPTENRLHFPAYNLFLKEIIKCIKHLQKQATPIGVDMADDEVILHVEGTASSQRIVRHIGGTSWPGRLTLTNYALYFEESGVISYKDAIKLNLSEDFEQSVKPAATGPWGAPLFDKAIVYESSELEEPVVLEFPEMTSSTRRDHWLALIKEVILLHRFLWKLKVDSPSGSREMHARTVLGIIRLHAAREMLRISPPIPKKFLIFDLLDELPKGDYVLEELAESLKKVDIGHTCSASSILRSLNISLLPVPSEAAKEIDDNSRLPVKNDSVSSLESAIDQAREEAKEIEKAKATVEELKGEGMGNSVQVLMGLLKPFGRLVPYLQEVFSWERPLCSGIFMLIALLVIYTECVGKAIAALLLGTVATMLWARQRGIIDKANKIVIYTGSDQTTIESIVSAQHGLRNVYDLVQSMNIILLKIWSILVSKAPKVVTACRFGNGGNGWCGCNISGGSFQVYPYGFDIVPLCGDIKDWEIHAR, translated from the exons ATGGAAATGAAGCATCTTTCCTCTATTGCCAACGACGTCATTTGTAGATGTGCCCA GAAGTTGGACACATCTGTGGATAAACTAGTGCATGAATTCGAGGCTGGATGGGAGCCTGAGACGGAGGGATATTCGAGGAAGTTAGTGGAGTTTTGCTGCTCCAAGGCCCTCACCGATATGTGTAGTGAATTAGAAGAGAAGATCGAGGATGGTTCTTTTATCCGGTTCACGTTTGATATGATGCTGGCATGGGAAATGCCTACTTCAGCAGAAGAAGAGATACATGGA GAGTCGTTGGcgaaagaaaaagaagacaaaaaagtGGTTTCTGAGATGCCTCAGGAACAAGATGACATCCCTTTGTTCTACTCAGATATCTTGCCGTTTCTT GTTAACCATAAACCAAGTGCTGGAGAGGATGCTTTCTTGTGGCTGTCGACAATTGTACATTTAGTAGCTGATGTTGTTAATGGAAGATTCACTTTCGAGACTCTAACAGCACCTACAGAAAATCGACTGCATTTTCCTGCTTATAACTTATTCttgaaggagatcataaa GTGCATAAAGCATTTGCAAAAGCAAGCAACTCCAATAGGTGTGGACATGGCAGATGACGAGGTTATACTACACGTGGAAGGAACTGCAAGTTCACAAAGAATAGTGCGACATATTGGAGGGACAAGTTGGCCTG GTAGGCTGACACTAACAAACTATGCCCTTTACTTTGAGGAATCTGGAGTCATCTCTTATAAAGATGCTATTAAGCTCAATCTTTCAGAAGACTTTGAGCAGAGTGTCAAACCTGCTGCTACAGGCCCATGGGGTGCTCCGCTCTTTGACAAGGCCATAGTTTATGAATCTTCTGAACT GGAAGAACCGGTTGTCCTGGAGTTCCCAGAAATGACAAGCTCAACAAGGCGAGACCACTGGCTTGCTCTAATAAAGGAGGTTATATTGTTGCATCGGTTTTTATGGAAGCTTAAGGTTGATTCACCTTCAGGATCACGGGAGATGCACGCGAGAACAGTACTAGGGATTATAAGGCTTCATGCAGCTAGAGAGATGCTTAGGATCTCGCCACCAATTCCCAAGAAATTCTTGATCTTTGATTTGCTTGATGAGTTGCCAAAGGGAGATTATGTGCTTGAAGAGCTTGCCGAGAGTCTGAAGAAAGTTGACATTGGACACACATGTAGTGCTAGTTCAATCTTGAGAAGCCTGAATATCTCCCTGTTACCGGTTCCAAGTGAAGCGGCAAAAGAAATTGACGACAACAGTCGCCTCCCCGTCAAAAATGACTCTGTCTCATCATTGGAGAGTGCTATTGATCAAGCAAGAGAGGAAGCAAAGGAAATTGAAAAGGCCAAAGCTACTGTTGAGGAGCTGAAAGGAGAAGGAATGGGGAACAGTGTCCAGGTTCTTATG GGTCTTCTCAAACCGTTCGGGAGGTTAGTGCCTTATCTTCAAGAGGTATTTTCATGGGAAAGACCATTATGCAGTGGTATTTTTATGCTGATAGCGCTTCTTGTTATTTACAC AGAGTGTGTTGGCAAAGCAATAGCAGCTCTCTTACTGGGGACAGTTGCTACAATGCTATGGGCAAGGCAAAGAGGGATAATAGACAAGGCAAATAAAATAGTTATCTACACTGGATCTGATCAGACGACGATAGAAAGTATAGTGTCAGCACAACACGGACTAAGAAATGTCTATGACTTGGTTCAGAGCATGAACATAATACTACTCAAAATCTGGTCCATATTGGTTTCAAAGGCTCCAAAG GTGGTTACAGCATGCAGATTTGGTAATGGTGGCAATGGTTGGTGCGGCTGTAATATTAGCGGTGGTTCCTTTCAAGTTTATCCTTATGGCTTTGACATTGTGCCTCTTTGTGGCGACATCAAAGATTGGGAAATACATGCAAGATGA
- the LOC104091242 gene encoding uncharacterized protein isoform X1, whose translation MEMKHLSSIANDVICRCAQKLDTSVDKLVHEFEAGWEPETEGYSRKLVEFCCSKALTDMCSELEEKIEDGSFIRFTFDMMLAWEMPTSAEEEIHGESLAKEKEDKKVVSEMPQEQDDIPLFYSDILPFLVNHKPSAGEDAFLWLSTIVHLVADVVNGRFTFETLTAPTENRLHFPAYNLFLKEIIKCIKHLQKQATPIGVDMADDEVILHVEGTASSQRIVRHIGGTSWPGRLTLTNYALYFEESGVISYKDAIKLNLSEDFEQSVKPAATGPWGAPLFDKAIVYESSELEEPVVLEFPEMTSSTRRDHWLALIKEVILLHRFLWKLKVDSPSGSREMHARTVLGIIRLHAAREMLRISPPIPKKFLIFDLLDELPKGDYVLEELAESLKKVDIGHTCSASSILRSLNISLLPVPSEAAKEIDDNSRLPVKNDSVSSLESAIDQAREEAKEIEKAKATVEELKGEGMGNSVQVLMGLLKPFGRLVPYLQEVFSWERPLCSGIFMLIALLVIYTECVGKAIAALLLGTVATMLWARQRGIIDKANKIVIYTGSDQTTIESIVSAQHGLRNVYDLVQSMNIILLKIWSILVSKAPKHADLVMVAMVGAAVILAVVPFKFILMALTLCLFVATSKIGKYMQDEKVDRRLKEWWDSIPVVPVEFVEKIPDS comes from the exons ATGGAAATGAAGCATCTTTCCTCTATTGCCAACGACGTCATTTGTAGATGTGCCCA GAAGTTGGACACATCTGTGGATAAACTAGTGCATGAATTCGAGGCTGGATGGGAGCCTGAGACGGAGGGATATTCGAGGAAGTTAGTGGAGTTTTGCTGCTCCAAGGCCCTCACCGATATGTGTAGTGAATTAGAAGAGAAGATCGAGGATGGTTCTTTTATCCGGTTCACGTTTGATATGATGCTGGCATGGGAAATGCCTACTTCAGCAGAAGAAGAGATACATGGA GAGTCGTTGGcgaaagaaaaagaagacaaaaaagtGGTTTCTGAGATGCCTCAGGAACAAGATGACATCCCTTTGTTCTACTCAGATATCTTGCCGTTTCTT GTTAACCATAAACCAAGTGCTGGAGAGGATGCTTTCTTGTGGCTGTCGACAATTGTACATTTAGTAGCTGATGTTGTTAATGGAAGATTCACTTTCGAGACTCTAACAGCACCTACAGAAAATCGACTGCATTTTCCTGCTTATAACTTATTCttgaaggagatcataaa GTGCATAAAGCATTTGCAAAAGCAAGCAACTCCAATAGGTGTGGACATGGCAGATGACGAGGTTATACTACACGTGGAAGGAACTGCAAGTTCACAAAGAATAGTGCGACATATTGGAGGGACAAGTTGGCCTG GTAGGCTGACACTAACAAACTATGCCCTTTACTTTGAGGAATCTGGAGTCATCTCTTATAAAGATGCTATTAAGCTCAATCTTTCAGAAGACTTTGAGCAGAGTGTCAAACCTGCTGCTACAGGCCCATGGGGTGCTCCGCTCTTTGACAAGGCCATAGTTTATGAATCTTCTGAACT GGAAGAACCGGTTGTCCTGGAGTTCCCAGAAATGACAAGCTCAACAAGGCGAGACCACTGGCTTGCTCTAATAAAGGAGGTTATATTGTTGCATCGGTTTTTATGGAAGCTTAAGGTTGATTCACCTTCAGGATCACGGGAGATGCACGCGAGAACAGTACTAGGGATTATAAGGCTTCATGCAGCTAGAGAGATGCTTAGGATCTCGCCACCAATTCCCAAGAAATTCTTGATCTTTGATTTGCTTGATGAGTTGCCAAAGGGAGATTATGTGCTTGAAGAGCTTGCCGAGAGTCTGAAGAAAGTTGACATTGGACACACATGTAGTGCTAGTTCAATCTTGAGAAGCCTGAATATCTCCCTGTTACCGGTTCCAAGTGAAGCGGCAAAAGAAATTGACGACAACAGTCGCCTCCCCGTCAAAAATGACTCTGTCTCATCATTGGAGAGTGCTATTGATCAAGCAAGAGAGGAAGCAAAGGAAATTGAAAAGGCCAAAGCTACTGTTGAGGAGCTGAAAGGAGAAGGAATGGGGAACAGTGTCCAGGTTCTTATG GGTCTTCTCAAACCGTTCGGGAGGTTAGTGCCTTATCTTCAAGAGGTATTTTCATGGGAAAGACCATTATGCAGTGGTATTTTTATGCTGATAGCGCTTCTTGTTATTTACAC AGAGTGTGTTGGCAAAGCAATAGCAGCTCTCTTACTGGGGACAGTTGCTACAATGCTATGGGCAAGGCAAAGAGGGATAATAGACAAGGCAAATAAAATAGTTATCTACACTGGATCTGATCAGACGACGATAGAAAGTATAGTGTCAGCACAACACGGACTAAGAAATGTCTATGACTTGGTTCAGAGCATGAACATAATACTACTCAAAATCTGGTCCATATTGGTTTCAAAGGCTCCAAAG CATGCAGATTTGGTAATGGTGGCAATGGTTGGTGCGGCTGTAATATTAGCGGTGGTTCCTTTCAAGTTTATCCTTATGGCTTTGACATTGTGCCTCTTTGTGGCGACATCAAAGATTGGGAAATACATGCAAGATGAGAAAGTAGATCGGAGATTAAAGGAGTGGTGGGACTCTATACCCGTCGTGCCAGTTGAATTTGTGGAAAAGATACCTGATTCATAA